The proteins below come from a single Triticum aestivum cultivar Chinese Spring chromosome 5D, IWGSC CS RefSeq v2.1, whole genome shotgun sequence genomic window:
- the LOC123119020 gene encoding uncharacterized protein, translating to MDASARGRSDGVLPDGVFSSAKSESPSMGSRGLTSSSSSTLATRAAPTMASSGAPRSPLAPSFPTSVRRQGSSRFLREEAMDAGGQQPLPRPVPVSNSPRILLKVGSGGDDDEGAEHATADSSVWRRTARAVSHHLLCKQVAAPPGSSRRPCRAPNPPSAASSTMTPSSPASSTRRQGHNRMRTGEIELLLKSGPRRREVAFNMVDCDFKVFEGKWSVQEHGKSLLHGTMAN from the exons ATGGACGCGTCCGCGCGGGGGAGAAGCGATGGAGTCCTCCCCGACGGCGTCTTCTCGTCAGCGAAGAGTGAATCTCCCTCCATGGGATCTCGCGGGCTCACCTCAAGCTCGAGCTCGACTCTGGCCACGCGCGCCGCGCCCACTATGGCCAGTTCCGGCGCCCCCCGCAGCCCACTTGCCCCATCGTTCCCCACCTCCGTCCGTCGACAGGGGAGCTCCAGATTTTTGCGGGAGGAGGCCATGGACGCTGGTGGCCAGCAACCTTtgccacgccccgtccccgtctccaACTCCCCGAGGATCCTCCTGAAGGTCGGCAGCGGCGGTGACGACGACGAGGGAGCCGAGCACGCGACGGCTGACTCGAGCGTGTGGAGGCGCACTGCGCGCGCGGTCTCGCATCATCTTCTGTGCAAGCAGGTCGCTGCGCCACCAGGGAGCTCGAGACGGCCGTGCCGTGCACCCAATCCACCGAGTGCCGCCTCCTCCACCATGACGCCGTCTTCGCCCGCCTCCTCCACTAGACGCCAAGGGCACAATAGAATGCGGACGGGGGAGATAGAGCTGCTCCTCAAGTCTGGGCCGCGTCGACGGGAGGTCGCCTTCAACATGGTCGACTGCGATTTCAAGGTCTTTGAGGGAAAATGGTCTGTCCAGGAG CATGGCAAATCTCTTTTGCACGGGACCATGGCAAATTAA